The proteins below are encoded in one region of Enhydrobacter sp.:
- a CDS encoding DUF6492 family protein produces the protein MFSEVRQAILPLALRNLKRRGDLERAGLLIESLAKHWRDSKPLQLLIVSPARDARLLGSELPRFPNIDVDVRAESEFFPAFSRFYMMTGWYRQQMVKLQVPVMLGFKGYLTLDSDVCCVGDFDATTFVEDGRALSRWEPKRYHDWWRSAAEIVGTSFDIKQHGLSVTPNILHADLAAQALRYFSRDGGDALTALSLWVLRKIGQIPWTEYSLYTCVAEHEGNLLDYHVHWDPCYFSDTQLFSEHTCVWGAADFERLVKLPAGTDPGGKFIIVQSHARIPLDQVRDYCLSFAG, from the coding sequence ATGTTCTCCGAAGTTCGCCAAGCGATTCTGCCCCTTGCGTTGCGCAACCTGAAGCGCCGCGGCGACCTCGAACGGGCGGGATTGCTGATCGAGTCGCTGGCCAAGCACTGGCGTGACAGCAAGCCGCTGCAGCTCCTCATCGTCTCGCCGGCGCGCGACGCGCGGCTCCTGGGAAGCGAGCTGCCGCGCTTTCCCAACATCGACGTCGATGTGCGGGCCGAGTCGGAATTCTTCCCGGCCTTCAGTCGCTTCTACATGATGACCGGCTGGTACCGGCAGCAGATGGTGAAGCTGCAGGTGCCGGTGATGCTGGGCTTCAAGGGCTACCTGACGCTCGACTCCGATGTCTGCTGCGTGGGCGACTTCGACGCCACGACCTTCGTCGAGGACGGCCGTGCGCTGTCGCGCTGGGAGCCCAAGCGCTATCACGACTGGTGGAGGAGCGCGGCCGAGATCGTCGGTACGTCGTTCGACATCAAGCAGCACGGCCTGTCGGTCACCCCCAACATCCTGCATGCCGACCTCGCGGCGCAGGCGCTGCGTTATTTCTCCAGGGACGGCGGCGACGCCTTGACGGCGCTCAGCCTCTGGGTGCTGCGCAAGATCGGGCAGATCCCCTGGACCGAGTATTCGCTCTATACCTGCGTCGCCGAGCACGAAGGCAATCTGCTCGACTATCACGTCCACTGGGATCCCTGCTATTTCTCCGACACGCAGCTTTTCTCCGAGCATACCTGCGTCTGGGGCGCCGCCGATTTCGAGCGCCTCGTGAAGCTGCCGGCCGGCACCGATCCCGGCGGCAAGTTCATCATTGTGCAAAGCCACGCCCGCATCCCGCTCGACCAGGTCCGCGATTACTGCCTGAGCTTCGCGGGGTAG
- the trxB gene encoding thioredoxin-disulfide reductase, giving the protein MAAHRNKVLILGSGPAGYTAAIYAARANLKPMLVQGIQPGGQLTITTDVENYPGFADVIQGPWLMEQMQKQAEHVGTQLFFDTVVEVDLRRRPFLCIGDSGDRYEADALVIATGASARWLGLPSEESFRGGGVSACATCDGFFFRNKEVVVVGGGNTAVEEALYLTHHASKVTVIHRRDAFRAEKILQDRLARNPKVSVLWDHVVEEILGETAPAPLVKAVRVRNVKTGATRELATDGVFVAIGHSPNTDLFKGQLAMDSEGYIITKPDSTTTDIDGVFAAGDVQDKIFRQAVTAAGTGCMAALEAERWLAEQDARMAQAAE; this is encoded by the coding sequence ATGGCAGCACATCGCAACAAGGTGCTCATTCTCGGGTCGGGCCCAGCCGGCTACACGGCCGCCATCTATGCCGCCCGAGCGAACCTCAAGCCGATGCTGGTGCAGGGCATCCAGCCGGGCGGCCAACTCACCATCACCACCGACGTCGAGAACTACCCGGGCTTCGCCGACGTGATCCAAGGCCCGTGGCTCATGGAGCAGATGCAGAAGCAGGCCGAGCACGTGGGCACGCAGCTCTTCTTCGACACCGTCGTCGAGGTCGACCTCCGCCGTCGGCCGTTCCTCTGCATCGGCGATTCGGGCGACCGCTACGAGGCCGACGCGCTCGTCATCGCGACCGGCGCCTCGGCGCGCTGGCTGGGCCTGCCGAGCGAGGAGAGCTTCCGCGGCGGTGGCGTGTCGGCTTGTGCCACCTGCGACGGCTTCTTCTTCCGCAACAAGGAGGTGGTCGTGGTGGGCGGCGGCAACACCGCGGTCGAGGAGGCGCTTTACCTCACGCACCACGCTTCCAAGGTGACGGTGATCCATCGCCGCGACGCCTTTCGCGCCGAGAAGATCCTGCAGGACCGGCTGGCTCGCAATCCCAAGGTCTCGGTGCTGTGGGACCATGTGGTCGAGGAGATCCTGGGCGAGACCGCGCCCGCGCCGCTGGTGAAGGCGGTGCGCGTCAGGAACGTGAAGACCGGCGCCACGCGCGAGCTCGCGACCGACGGCGTGTTCGTCGCCATCGGCCACTCGCCCAACACCGATCTGTTCAAGGGCCAGCTCGCGATGGATTCGGAGGGCTACATCATCACCAAGCCCGACTCGACGACGACCGACATCGACGGCGTGTTCGCCGCCGGCGACGTGCAGGACAAGATCTTCCGGCAGGCGGTCACGGCCGCCGGCACCGGCTGCATGGCCGCGCTCGAGGCGGAGCGCTGGCTCGCCGAGCAGGATGCGCGGATGGCGCAGGCGGCGGAATGA
- a CDS encoding Lrp/AsnC family transcriptional regulator: MARAKLDRIDRRILNDLQAEGRMTNVELAERAGISAPPCLRRVRALERAGIIKGYHADLSAEALGYSVSVFALVGLNSQAETDLKAFEEMIAGWDQVRECHMLAGEADFLLKIVAETWDEYQKFLTTRLTSAPNVSHVKSMMVFRTAKQLPGVPIPVE; this comes from the coding sequence ATGGCTCGCGCAAAGCTCGATCGGATCGACCGGCGCATTCTCAACGACCTGCAGGCCGAGGGCCGCATGACCAACGTGGAGCTGGCCGAGCGGGCCGGCATCTCCGCGCCGCCCTGCCTGCGCCGCGTGCGCGCGCTCGAACGCGCCGGCATCATCAAGGGCTACCATGCCGATCTCAGCGCCGAGGCGCTGGGTTACAGCGTCTCGGTGTTCGCCTTGGTGGGGCTCAACAGCCAGGCCGAGACCGACCTCAAGGCTTTCGAGGAGATGATCGCCGGCTGGGATCAGGTGCGCGAGTGCCACATGCTGGCCGGCGAGGCCGACTTCCTGCTGAAGATCGTGGCCGAGACCTGGGACGAGTACCAGAAGTTCCTCACCACCCGTCTCACCTCGGCGCCCAATGTCAGCCACGTAAAGTCGATGATGGTGTTCCGCACCGCCAAGCAGCTCCCCGGCGTGCCGATCCCGGTGGAGTGA
- a CDS encoding LysR family transcriptional regulator yields the protein MSGELDRAGGDFMDWDKLRIFQAVADAGSFTHAGESLKLSQSAISRQIGALEEQLGVMLFHRHARGLILTEQGELLYRTARDMAAKVNTAEALLRANQDKPAGRLKVTTTVGFGSTWLTAQMHEFTAMYPEIDVSLVLSDNELDLGMREADVAIRMVMPRQPGLVQRHLLTVRSHVYASHTYIQKYGRPNSVEELDRHRMIIFGEDARAPAPDVNWLLREGNPDQNPRLVVLRVNNVYGIFRAVESGMGIASLPDYLARESTKLEILLPDLNVRTTDVYFTYPEELRHSKRIAVFRDFLLRKVAETRF from the coding sequence ATGAGCGGTGAGCTCGACCGCGCCGGGGGAGACTTCATGGACTGGGACAAGCTGCGCATTTTCCAGGCGGTGGCCGATGCGGGCAGCTTCACACATGCCGGCGAGAGCCTGAAGCTCAGCCAGTCGGCGATCTCGCGCCAGATCGGGGCGCTGGAAGAGCAGCTCGGCGTGATGCTGTTCCATCGCCATGCGCGTGGCCTGATCCTGACCGAGCAGGGCGAGCTGCTCTATCGCACCGCCCGCGACATGGCGGCCAAGGTCAACACCGCCGAGGCGCTCCTGCGCGCCAACCAGGACAAGCCGGCCGGACGGCTCAAGGTCACGACCACGGTGGGCTTCGGCTCGACCTGGCTGACGGCGCAGATGCACGAGTTCACCGCCATGTATCCCGAGATCGACGTGAGCCTGGTCCTGTCGGACAACGAGCTCGATCTCGGTATGCGCGAGGCGGATGTCGCGATCCGGATGGTCATGCCGAGGCAGCCGGGCCTGGTGCAGCGCCATCTGCTCACCGTGCGCAGCCACGTCTATGCCTCGCACACCTACATCCAGAAGTACGGCCGGCCCAACTCCGTGGAAGAGCTCGACCGGCATCGCATGATCATCTTTGGCGAGGATGCGCGCGCGCCGGCGCCGGACGTGAACTGGCTCCTGCGCGAGGGCAATCCGGACCAGAATCCGCGGCTGGTGGTGCTGCGGGTGAACAATGTCTACGGCATCTTCCGCGCCGTCGAATCGGGCATGGGAATCGCCTCGCTGCCCGACTATCTGGCGCGCGAATCGACCAAGCTCGAGATCCTGCTGCCCGACCTCAACGTCCGCACCACCGACGTATACTTCACGTACCCTGAGGAATTGCGCCATTCCAAGCGCATCGCGGTCTTCCGCGACTTCCTCCTGCGGAAAGTGGCCGAGACCCGCTTTTGA
- the greA gene encoding transcription elongation factor GreA, giving the protein MEKVPMTSEGLRSLEEELKQLKSVERPAIIKSIAAAREHGDLSENAEYTAARERQGFIEGRIAEVEDIISRAEVIDLSKLSGKTVKFGATVRLADEDTDEKVKYQIVGPYEADLARGRISVTSPIGRALIGKSVGDTVEVQTPRGAKSYEVVGVQFK; this is encoded by the coding sequence ATGGAAAAGGTGCCAATGACATCCGAGGGGCTCAGGAGCCTCGAGGAAGAGCTGAAGCAGCTGAAGAGCGTCGAGCGCCCGGCGATCATCAAGTCGATCGCGGCGGCGCGCGAGCATGGCGATCTGTCGGAGAACGCCGAGTATACGGCTGCGCGCGAACGGCAGGGCTTCATCGAGGGCCGCATCGCCGAGGTCGAGGACATCATCTCGCGCGCCGAGGTGATCGATCTTTCCAAGCTGTCGGGCAAGACGGTGAAGTTCGGGGCCACGGTGCGGCTCGCGGACGAGGATACGGACGAGAAGGTGAAGTACCAGATCGTCGGCCCCTACGAGGCCGACCTCGCCAGGGGCCGCATCTCGGTGACCTCGCCGATCGGCCGCGCCCTGATCGGCAAGAGCGTGGGCGACACCGTCGAGGTGCAGACGCCGCGCGGCGCCAAGTCCTACGAAGTGGTCGGCGTCCAGTTCAAGTAG
- the carB gene encoding carbamoyl-phosphate synthase large subunit, with the protein MPKRTDIKSILVIGAGPIVIGQACEFDYSGVQACKALKDEGYRVILVNSNPATIMTDPGLADATYVEPITPDMVARIIEKEKPDAILPTMGGQTALNTAMALHRDGRLRKLGVELIGANAEAIDKAEDRLLFRDAMTKIGLESPRSEVVHNREEAARALDVVGLPAIIRPSFTLGGTGGGIAYNRDEYFEIVQGGLDASPVTEVLVEESVLGWKEYEMEVVRDRRDNCIIICSIENVDPMGIHTGDSVTVAPALTLTDKEYQIMRNASIACLREIGVDTGGSNVQFAVDPATGRMVVIEMNPRVSRSSALASKATGFPIAKVAARLAVGYTLDELLNDITGTTPASFEPTIDYVVTKMPRFAFEKFPGAEALLTTSMKSVGEAMSIGRTFQESLQKALRSMETGLTGLNEIEIKGAPDKAALIAALARPTPDRILVIAQAFRHGLSVEEVAHASKYEPWFLRQIAELVEIEAGLRRTGLPRDPKALIDLKKKGFSDERLGELTRLGAAEVAKRRRALGVRPVFKRIDTCAAEFESRTPYLYSCYEGDGHRPAECEARPTDRRKVIILGGGPNRIGQGIEFDYCCVHAVYALREAGYETIMVNCNPETVSTDYDTADRLYFEPLTAEDVIELVEVERSRGELLGLIVQFGGQTPLKLAKPLEAAGIPILGTSPDAIDLAEDRERFQKLIHKLKLRQPDNGTATSQAEAIKVAEKIGYPVVIRPSYVLGGRAMQIVYDREGLQRYMRDAVKVSGANPVLIDSYLRDAIEVDVDALADREHNVFVAGIMEHIEEAGIHSGDSACSLPPYSLPHKILAEIERQTEAMARALQVVGLMNVQYAVKDGEVYVLEVNPRASRTVPFVAKATGQPIAKFAARLMAGEALKSVGIKKSSKARHVAVKEAVFPFARFPGVDTILGPEMRSTGEVMGLDADFGRAFAKSQLGSGAKVPIEGVVFVSVKDQDKPAMVKPVRRLVDLGFKVVATGGTADFLHRHGIAAQRVNKVLEGRPHIVDLMKDGKVQLVFNTVDGASALTDSFTLRRTALMHKIAYYTTVAGAKASVEGIAALSDGALDVAPLQSYFKSTF; encoded by the coding sequence ATGCCCAAGCGCACTGACATCAAGAGCATCCTCGTGATCGGGGCCGGGCCGATCGTAATCGGCCAGGCCTGCGAGTTCGACTATTCGGGCGTGCAGGCCTGCAAGGCGCTGAAGGACGAGGGCTACCGCGTCATCCTGGTGAACTCCAACCCGGCCACGATCATGACCGATCCGGGCCTCGCCGACGCGACCTATGTCGAGCCGATCACGCCCGACATGGTGGCGCGGATCATCGAGAAGGAGAAGCCGGACGCCATCCTGCCGACCATGGGCGGCCAGACCGCGCTCAACACGGCGATGGCGCTGCATCGCGACGGCCGGCTCCGAAAGCTGGGGGTCGAGCTGATCGGCGCCAATGCCGAGGCGATCGACAAGGCCGAGGACAGGCTCCTGTTCCGCGACGCCATGACGAAGATCGGCCTCGAATCGCCCCGGAGCGAGGTCGTGCACAATCGCGAGGAGGCGGCAAGGGCGCTCGACGTCGTTGGCCTGCCTGCGATCATCCGGCCGTCCTTCACGCTGGGCGGCACCGGCGGCGGCATCGCCTACAACCGCGACGAATATTTCGAGATCGTGCAGGGCGGCCTCGATGCCTCGCCGGTCACCGAGGTGCTGGTCGAGGAATCGGTGCTGGGCTGGAAAGAGTACGAGATGGAGGTGGTGCGCGACCGGCGCGACAACTGCATCATCATCTGCTCGATCGAGAACGTCGATCCGATGGGCATCCACACCGGCGACTCGGTTACGGTGGCGCCGGCGCTGACGCTCACCGACAAGGAATACCAGATCATGCGCAACGCCTCGATCGCGTGCCTGCGCGAGATCGGGGTCGATACCGGCGGCTCGAACGTGCAGTTCGCGGTCGATCCGGCGACCGGCCGCATGGTCGTGATCGAGATGAACCCGCGCGTGTCGCGCTCCTCGGCGCTCGCTTCCAAGGCGACCGGCTTCCCGATCGCCAAGGTCGCCGCGCGGCTGGCCGTGGGCTACACGCTCGACGAGCTGCTGAACGACATCACCGGCACGACGCCCGCCTCGTTCGAGCCCACGATCGACTATGTCGTCACCAAGATGCCGCGCTTCGCCTTCGAGAAGTTCCCCGGCGCGGAGGCGCTGCTCACCACCTCGATGAAGAGCGTGGGCGAGGCGATGTCGATCGGCCGCACCTTCCAGGAGTCGCTGCAGAAGGCGCTGCGCTCGATGGAGACTGGCCTCACCGGCCTGAACGAGATCGAGATCAAGGGCGCGCCCGACAAGGCGGCGCTGATCGCCGCGCTGGCGCGGCCCACGCCGGACCGCATCCTGGTGATCGCGCAGGCCTTCCGTCACGGCCTCTCGGTCGAGGAGGTGGCGCATGCCTCGAAGTACGAACCGTGGTTCCTGCGCCAGATCGCCGAGCTGGTCGAGATCGAGGCCGGGCTGCGCCGGACCGGCCTGCCCAGGGACCCCAAGGCACTGATCGACCTCAAGAAGAAAGGCTTCTCCGACGAGCGGCTGGGCGAGCTCACCAGGCTCGGCGCGGCCGAGGTGGCGAAGCGCCGGCGCGCGCTCGGCGTGCGGCCGGTGTTCAAGCGCATCGACACCTGCGCCGCCGAGTTCGAGTCGCGCACGCCCTACCTCTATTCCTGTTACGAGGGCGACGGCCATCGGCCGGCCGAGTGCGAGGCGAGGCCCACGGACAGGCGCAAGGTGATCATCCTGGGCGGCGGGCCGAACCGCATCGGCCAGGGCATCGAGTTCGACTATTGCTGCGTGCACGCGGTCTATGCCCTGCGCGAGGCGGGCTACGAGACCATCATGGTGAACTGCAACCCGGAGACCGTGTCGACCGATTACGACACCGCCGACCGTCTCTATTTCGAGCCGCTGACGGCCGAGGACGTGATCGAGCTGGTCGAGGTCGAGCGCAGCCGGGGCGAGCTCCTGGGGCTGATCGTGCAGTTCGGCGGCCAGACCCCGCTCAAGCTCGCCAAGCCGCTCGAGGCGGCGGGCATCCCCATCCTCGGCACCTCGCCCGACGCGATCGACCTCGCCGAGGATCGCGAGCGCTTCCAGAAGCTGATCCACAAGCTCAAGCTGCGCCAGCCCGACAACGGCACCGCGACGTCACAGGCCGAGGCGATCAAGGTGGCCGAGAAGATCGGCTATCCGGTGGTGATCCGGCCGTCCTACGTGCTGGGCGGGCGCGCCATGCAGATCGTCTACGATCGCGAAGGGCTGCAGCGCTACATGCGCGACGCCGTCAAGGTCTCGGGCGCCAACCCGGTGCTGATCGATTCCTACCTCCGCGACGCCATCGAGGTCGATGTCGATGCGCTCGCCGACAGGGAGCACAACGTCTTCGTCGCCGGCATCATGGAGCATATCGAGGAGGCGGGGATCCATTCCGGCGACTCGGCCTGCTCGCTGCCGCCTTACTCGCTGCCGCACAAGATCCTGGCCGAGATCGAGCGCCAGACCGAGGCGATGGCCCGGGCGCTGCAGGTCGTGGGGCTGATGAACGTGCAGTACGCGGTGAAGGACGGCGAGGTCTACGTGCTCGAGGTCAATCCGCGCGCCAGCCGCACCGTGCCCTTCGTCGCCAAGGCGACCGGCCAGCCGATCGCCAAGTTCGCCGCGCGCCTGATGGCGGGCGAGGCGCTGAAGTCGGTCGGCATCAAGAAGAGCTCGAAGGCCAGGCACGTCGCGGTGAAGGAGGCGGTGTTCCCGTTCGCGCGCTTCCCCGGCGTCGACACGATCCTGGGGCCCGAGATGCGCTCGACCGGCGAGGTGATGGGCCTTGATGCGGATTTCGGCCGCGCCTTCGCCAAGAGCCAGCTCGGCAGCGGCGCCAAGGTGCCGATCGAGGGCGTAGTGTTCGTGTCGGTCAAGGACCAGGACAAGCCGGCGATGGTGAAGCCGGTGAGGCGCCTCGTCGATCTCGGCTTCAAGGTCGTGGCGACGGGCGGCACCGCCGACTTCCTGCATCGTCACGGCATTGCCGCGCAGCGCGTGAACAAAGTGCTCGAAGGCCGGCCGCACATCGTCGACCTGATGAAGGACGGCAAGGTGCAGCTCGTGTTCAACACGGTCGACGGCGCCTCGGCGCTGACCGACAGCTTCACGCTCCGGCGCACGGCGTTGATGCACAAGATCGCCTATTACACGACGGTCGCGGGCGCCAAGGCCTCGGTCGAAGGCATCGCCGCACTGAGCGACGGCGCGCTGGATGTCGCGCCGTTGCAATCCTACTTCAAAAGCACGTTCTAG
- a CDS encoding CoA transferase, with the protein MSKPLEGLRVVEFGQNLAGPYCGQILAFLGAEVVKVERPEGDDARKWGPPFVDGAATGFIALNRGKKSITCDLAEVGQREALIERIGAADVFVHNLRADVPAKFGIDGPTLRKRFPKLIYADLSAFGNAGPWKERPGYEPIIQAVAGLISLNGDPSGPAARVGVSIIDLSTGMWTAIGILAALARRNTTGEGCLVGTSLFESGLMWASNHVAQYSVTGRMPPRQGTGHPTLTPYQAFECSDGPLMVCPGNDRLWRKFAEALGHPEWPDEPRFRTNVDRLERRELLLGMIADIMKKQSRAHWSARLDALGVPNGPLNSVPQVLELAQTAALGMFAKPYPGSPALFHGLPLSLDGERAGGTEKAPRIGEHDGEV; encoded by the coding sequence ATGAGCAAGCCGCTGGAAGGGCTCCGGGTCGTCGAGTTCGGCCAGAACCTCGCCGGCCCCTATTGCGGCCAGATCCTGGCCTTCCTCGGCGCCGAAGTGGTGAAGGTCGAGCGGCCCGAGGGCGACGACGCGCGCAAATGGGGACCGCCCTTCGTCGACGGCGCCGCGACCGGCTTCATCGCGCTGAACCGCGGCAAGAAGTCGATCACCTGCGATCTCGCCGAGGTGGGGCAACGCGAGGCGCTGATCGAACGCATCGGTGCAGCCGACGTGTTCGTCCACAACCTGCGCGCCGATGTGCCGGCGAAGTTCGGCATCGATGGCCCGACGCTGCGCAAGCGCTTCCCGAAGCTGATCTATGCCGATCTCAGCGCCTTCGGGAACGCGGGTCCGTGGAAGGAGCGGCCGGGTTACGAGCCGATCATCCAGGCGGTGGCGGGGCTGATCTCGCTGAACGGCGATCCCTCGGGACCGGCGGCGCGGGTCGGCGTCTCCATCATCGATCTCTCGACTGGCATGTGGACGGCGATCGGCATCCTCGCCGCCCTGGCCAGGCGCAACACGACCGGCGAAGGCTGCCTCGTCGGCACGTCGCTGTTCGAATCGGGCCTGATGTGGGCCTCCAACCACGTGGCGCAGTATTCCGTCACCGGCCGCATGCCGCCGCGCCAAGGCACCGGCCATCCCACGCTCACGCCCTATCAGGCCTTCGAGTGCAGCGACGGGCCATTGATGGTCTGCCCCGGCAACGACCGGCTGTGGCGCAAGTTTGCCGAGGCGCTGGGCCATCCCGAATGGCCGGACGAGCCGCGTTTCCGCACCAACGTCGATCGGCTGGAGCGGCGCGAGCTCTTGCTCGGCATGATCGCCGACATTATGAAGAAACAGAGCCGCGCCCACTGGTCGGCCAGGCTGGACGCACTGGGCGTGCCCAACGGGCCGCTGAACTCGGTGCCGCAGGTGCTGGAGCTGGCCCAGACCGCCGCGCTCGGGATGTTCGCCAAGCCCTATCCCGGCAGCCCCGCCCTCTTCCACGGCCTGCCCCTCAGCCTCGACGGCGAGCGCGCCGGCGGCACCGAGAAAGCGCCCCGGATCGGCGAGCACGACGGCGAGGTTTGA
- a CDS encoding acyl-CoA dehydrogenase family protein — MDFEPSSEQQMLIDQVRRFVREEIIPLEAKLDPDSSELPPDDFKRLTDKTKAMGLFGIDIPREFGGPDIDIVTRVLLAIEMAQHRAGLYVPCYGTFGGAGLAQIFEANEDQKERYLYPTLRGEKKAFFGLTEPSGGSDPARAIQTRAERKDNGWVLNGSKIFISNADRAQYGIVFARTDASKGRAGITCFIVDSDTPGFHVRRVVHTLRSSHYATELEFKDCWVSDHQVLGEVNKGFAVANDRLTRQRIPYAAGCIGVAIAAHEMAIEWAKMRTTFGEKLANRQAVQWMLVDNEIDIRTARHFTLEAAEKARRGLPFRTEAAIAKLTASEGGGRVVDRAMQIHGGMGMTKDLPLERWYREMRIRRVGEGPSEVQRMVIAREILGSNLR, encoded by the coding sequence ATGGATTTCGAACCGTCGTCCGAGCAGCAGATGCTGATCGACCAGGTACGCCGCTTCGTGCGCGAGGAGATCATCCCGCTCGAGGCCAAGCTCGATCCCGACTCGTCGGAGTTGCCGCCGGACGACTTCAAGCGCCTCACCGACAAGACCAAGGCGATGGGCCTGTTCGGCATCGACATCCCGAGGGAATTCGGCGGGCCGGACATCGACATCGTGACGCGCGTGCTGCTGGCGATCGAGATGGCGCAGCATCGGGCCGGTCTCTACGTGCCCTGCTACGGCACCTTCGGCGGCGCGGGGCTGGCGCAGATCTTCGAGGCCAACGAGGACCAGAAGGAGCGCTACCTCTATCCAACGCTGCGCGGCGAGAAGAAGGCCTTCTTCGGCCTCACCGAGCCGTCGGGCGGCAGCGACCCGGCGCGCGCCATCCAGACCAGGGCCGAGCGCAAGGACAACGGCTGGGTGCTGAACGGGTCCAAGATCTTCATCTCCAACGCCGACCGCGCGCAGTACGGCATCGTCTTCGCCCGCACCGATGCCAGCAAGGGCCGCGCCGGCATCACCTGCTTCATCGTCGATTCCGACACGCCGGGCTTCCATGTCCGCCGCGTCGTGCACACGCTGCGCTCCTCGCACTACGCCACCGAGCTCGAGTTCAAGGACTGCTGGGTGTCGGACCACCAGGTACTGGGCGAGGTGAACAAGGGCTTCGCCGTCGCCAACGACCGGCTCACCCGCCAGCGCATCCCTTACGCCGCGGGCTGCATCGGCGTCGCGATCGCGGCCCACGAGATGGCGATCGAATGGGCCAAGATGCGCACCACCTTCGGCGAGAAGCTCGCCAACCGCCAGGCTGTGCAGTGGATGCTGGTCGACAACGAGATCGACATCCGCACCGCCCGCCACTTCACGCTCGAGGCGGCGGAGAAAGCGCGGCGCGGCCTGCCCTTCCGCACCGAGGCCGCGATCGCCAAGCTCACCGCCTCCGAGGGCGGCGGCCGCGTGGTCGATCGCGCCATGCAGATCCATGGCGGCATGGGCATGACCAAGGATCTGCCGCTCGAACGCTGGTATCGCGAGATGCGCATCCGCCGCGTCGGCGAGGGCCCGAGCGAGGTGCAGCGCATGGTGATCGCGCGCGAGATCCTGGGAAGCAACCTGCGATGA
- a CDS encoding septation protein IspZ has product MKNLFQAARVLLLDLASTLLFLAVYVATDDLLLAVALGMVLGVVQIGGELLRRKPVAALQWVSVIAVLSSGAATFLTRDPVFVMLKPSVIYSMVGLVMLKRGWMNRYLPPRAMPVIDVATAFGFVWAGLMFASALLNVALALSLDARSWAAAMSAWGIASKLGLFLIQYATMTTIGRRRAAAAGAIPAASSS; this is encoded by the coding sequence ATGAAGAACCTGTTCCAGGCGGCGCGCGTGCTGCTGCTCGATCTGGCCTCGACGCTCCTGTTCCTCGCGGTCTATGTCGCGACCGACGATCTCCTGCTGGCGGTCGCGCTCGGCATGGTGCTGGGCGTGGTGCAGATCGGCGGCGAACTCCTGCGAAGGAAGCCGGTCGCGGCGCTGCAATGGGTCAGCGTGATCGCCGTGCTGTCGTCGGGCGCGGCCACCTTCCTCACCCGCGATCCGGTCTTCGTGATGCTGAAGCCCTCGGTCATCTATTCGATGGTGGGGCTCGTCATGCTGAAGCGCGGCTGGATGAACCGCTACCTGCCGCCGCGCGCGATGCCGGTGATCGATGTGGCGACGGCCTTCGGCTTTGTCTGGGCCGGGCTGATGTTCGCCTCGGCCCTGCTCAACGTTGCGCTCGCCCTTTCGCTCGACGCCAGGAGCTGGGCCGCAGCGATGTCGGCCTGGGGCATCGCGAGCAAGCTCGGCCTGTTCCTGATCCAGTACGCGACCATGACGACGATCGGCCGCCGCCGGGCCGCGGCGGCCGGCGCGATACCGGCCGCATCGTCTTCCTGA
- a CDS encoding enoyl-CoA hydratase-related protein, which yields MGKVIVEKNGPVRTVWMNRPEKRNALDSELLNEMITAMKAPVAAEDRVIVVRGKGNVFCAGLDMKERSRSAGAGEASGIEVMLRAIELCPLPVVAVVQGDAIAGGNELALHCDLVIASDKARFGMSLAQVGLAPNWFLAKKLMEVLGPVTTREMLLLGDPLPATKLHALGLIARCVPAAELEAEARKVIDRLAANAPLSLKAMKALTVRQLEFRDGIAHDDVDALVRAAMQSQDAQEGMKARLEKRTARFQGK from the coding sequence ATGGGGAAGGTCATCGTCGAGAAGAACGGTCCGGTCAGAACCGTCTGGATGAACCGGCCCGAGAAGCGCAACGCGCTGGACAGCGAGCTGCTGAACGAGATGATCACGGCGATGAAGGCGCCGGTCGCGGCCGAGGACCGTGTGATCGTGGTGCGCGGCAAGGGCAACGTCTTCTGCGCCGGGCTCGACATGAAGGAGCGCAGCAGGAGCGCCGGCGCCGGCGAGGCGAGCGGCATCGAGGTCATGCTGCGCGCGATCGAGCTCTGCCCGCTGCCCGTGGTCGCCGTGGTGCAGGGCGACGCCATTGCCGGCGGCAACGAGCTGGCGCTGCACTGCGACCTCGTGATCGCCAGCGACAAGGCGCGCTTCGGCATGTCGCTCGCCCAGGTCGGTCTCGCGCCCAACTGGTTCCTGGCCAAGAAGCTGATGGAGGTGCTGGGGCCGGTCACGACGCGCGAGATGCTGCTGCTCGGCGACCCGCTGCCCGCGACCAAGCTCCACGCCCTGGGCCTGATCGCACGCTGCGTGCCGGCGGCTGAGCTCGAGGCCGAGGCGCGGAAGGTGATCGACCGGCTCGCTGCCAACGCACCACTCTCGCTCAAGGCCATGAAGGCACTCACGGTGCGCCAGCTCGAGTTTCGCGACGGCATCGCGCACGACGACGTCGACGCGCTGGTGCGCGCGGCGATGCAGAGCCAGGACGCGCAGGAGGGCATGAAGGCCAGGCTCGAGAAGCGCACGGCCCGGTTCCAGGGCAAGTAA